AAGGCCAAGATACTAGACTTCAAACGAATATTCTTCATCAGAATGACTCCTTGTTCTTATATTATTTTTATATAATTATCATAATCCTATTCTAAGCAAAAGGCAAGATAAAACAACGTTTTTTATAAAAATAACGATAAATGTTCGCTTTATGTGAAATTGTGGTGAAAAAAATCAGAAATAATTTGAAAACTGAGGTGAATTTCTTATTTCATTCGAGATTTTGTTTCTAGGAGCATGAACTATCATACAACAAAAAACAAGCAGGTTTCCCCACTTGTTCTGTCTGTTATTTAGCCGCTTTATAAAGCTCGTTTACTTTGTCCCAGTTAATGACTTCAAAGAATGCTTTAATGTAGTTTGGACGAACGTTGCGGTAGTTGAGGTAGTAGGCATGTTCCCAAACATCTAAGGCCAAGATTGGTTTCAAACCTTGCATGATCGGTGTATCTTGGTTGGCTGTTGAAATAACTTCCAACTTGCCTTCTTTGTTAACAACCAAGAAAGCCCAACCTGAACCAAAACGAGTTGTTGCTGCAGTTGTGAAAGCTTCTTTGAAGGCATCAAATGAACCAAATGTTGCATCGATATCCGCTGCCAATTCTGCTGAAATTTCTGTTTTTTCTGGCGAAAGCAATTCCCAGAAAAGCGTGTGGTTGAGGTGACCACCACCATTGTTGATCAAGGCTTGACGGATGTCCGCTGGAATAGACTCAACATCTGAAAGAAGAGCTTCCAAGTCTTCACCGATTTCAGGATGCTTCTCAAGCGCTGCATTGGCATTTGCCACATAAGTCGCATGGTGCTTGTCATGGTGAAGCGTCATTGTCTCTGCATCAATGTGTGGCTCCAAAGCGTCGTAAGCGTAAGGTAGGTCTGGTAAAATAATTGCCATAATCGAATTCTCCTATCAATTTGATAGTTTTATTTTACCGCTTTCTGGCAGCCTTTTCAATTTATTTGTCTGAAAATCACGACGTAGCGATTTTGAGCAGAATGAGACAGTATATTAGATAGTAAAACATCAATAACTATTTTCTACCCGTT
The sequence above is a segment of the Streptococcus suis genome. Coding sequences within it:
- the sodA gene encoding superoxide dismutase SodA: MAIILPDLPYAYDALEPHIDAETMTLHHDKHHATYVANANAALEKHPEIGEDLEALLSDVESIPADIRQALINNGGGHLNHTLFWELLSPEKTEISAELAADIDATFGSFDAFKEAFTTAATTRFGSGWAFLVVNKEGKLEVISTANQDTPIMQGLKPILALDVWEHAYYLNYRNVRPNYIKAFFEVINWDKVNELYKAAK